The following proteins come from a genomic window of Streptomyces liliiviolaceus:
- a CDS encoding F0F1 ATP synthase subunit delta, whose product MNGASRDALATARERLDALTDSTSVDAAQLADELASVTALLDREVSLRRVLTDPAQDGEAKAALAGRLLSGQVSGTTADLVAGLVRSRWSRSRDLVDSVEELADTADLTAAQRLGRLDDVEDELFRFGRIVASDTGLRAALTDRGATAAAKGELLRSLLGGRADAVTERLVTRLVTAPRGRSLESGLESLSKLAADRRSRMVAVVTSAVPLSDVQKQRLGAALAKLYGHPMHLNLDVDPEVLGGIRVQVGDEIINGSVADRLEAVSRRMAS is encoded by the coding sequence ATGAACGGAGCGAGCCGCGACGCGCTGGCCACCGCACGTGAGCGTCTCGACGCGCTGACGGACTCCACGTCCGTCGACGCGGCGCAGCTCGCCGACGAGCTGGCCTCCGTCACCGCGCTGCTCGACCGTGAGGTGTCCCTGCGCCGGGTCCTCACCGACCCCGCGCAGGACGGCGAGGCCAAGGCCGCGCTGGCCGGGCGTCTCCTCAGCGGCCAGGTCAGCGGCACCACCGCCGACCTGGTGGCCGGTCTGGTGCGCTCCCGCTGGTCGCGCTCGCGCGACCTGGTCGACTCCGTCGAGGAGCTGGCCGACACCGCCGACCTCACGGCGGCGCAGCGGCTGGGCAGGCTCGACGACGTCGAGGACGAGCTGTTCCGGTTCGGCCGGATCGTCGCCTCGGACACCGGGCTGCGTGCCGCGCTCACCGACCGTGGCGCCACCGCCGCGGCCAAGGGCGAGCTGCTGCGCAGCCTGCTCGGCGGCCGGGCCGACGCCGTCACCGAGCGGCTGGTCACGCGCCTTGTGACCGCGCCCCGGGGACGTAGCCTGGAGTCGGGACTCGAATCCCTGTCCAAGCTCGCGGCCGACCGCCGAAGCCGCATGGTCGCCGTCGTCACCTCGGCGGTTCCGCTGAGCGACGTGCAGAAGCAGCGCCTCGGCGCCGCCCTCGCGAAGCTCTACGGCCACCCCATGCACCTGAACCTGGACGTGGACCCCGAGGTCCTCGGCGGGATCCGGGTGCAGGTCGGAGACGAGATCATCAACGGCTCCGTCGCGGACCGGCTGGAAGCAGTCAGCCGCCGCATGGCGAGCTAG
- the atpB gene encoding F0F1 ATP synthase subunit A, translating into MSADPTQVLAFETDCHIFDGCGFPAPGLHSFLFEPLVGDADSSVYFNKTMLLALLGSVIVIGFFWAAFRKPKVVPGKLQMVAEAGYDFVRRGVVYETIGKKEGEKYVPLVVSLFFFIWMMNIWSIVPVAQFPVTSIISYPAVLAGIVYVLWVSLTFKRHGFVGAFKNFSGYDKSLGPVLPLAMGIELLSNLIVRPFTHAVRLFANMFAGHTLLLLFTIASWYLLNGIGIAYAGVSFIMVIVMTAFELFIQALQAYVFVLLTCTFIQGALAEHH; encoded by the coding sequence GTGAGTGCTGACCCGACGCAGGTGCTCGCCTTCGAGACCGACTGCCACATCTTCGACGGCTGTGGATTCCCGGCCCCCGGCCTGCACTCGTTCCTGTTCGAGCCCCTCGTGGGCGATGCGGACAGCAGCGTCTATTTCAACAAGACGATGCTCCTGGCGCTGCTCGGCTCCGTCATCGTCATCGGCTTCTTCTGGGCCGCCTTCCGCAAGCCGAAGGTCGTCCCGGGCAAGCTGCAGATGGTCGCCGAGGCCGGATACGACTTCGTCCGGCGCGGCGTCGTCTACGAGACGATCGGAAAGAAGGAGGGCGAGAAGTACGTACCGCTGGTCGTCTCGCTGTTCTTCTTCATCTGGATGATGAACATCTGGTCGATCGTCCCGGTCGCCCAGTTCCCGGTCACGTCGATCATCTCGTACCCCGCGGTCCTCGCCGGGATCGTGTACGTCCTGTGGGTCTCGCTGACCTTCAAGCGGCACGGCTTCGTCGGTGCGTTCAAGAACTTCTCCGGCTACGACAAGTCGCTGGGCCCGGTTCTTCCGCTGGCCATGGGCATCGAGCTCCTCTCGAACCTGATCGTCCGGCCGTTCACGCACGCGGTGCGACTCTTCGCGAACATGTTCGCGGGCCACACCCTGCTGCTGCTGTTCACGATCGCCAGCTGGTACCTGCTCAACGGCATCGGGATCGCCTACGCGGGCGTCTCGTTCATCATGGTGATCGTCATGACGGCGTTCGAGCTGTTCATCCAGGCCCTGCAGGCTTATGTCTTCGTGCTTCTGACCTGCACCTTCATCCAGGGCGCGCTCGCCGAGCACCACTGA
- a CDS encoding glycoside hydrolase family 18 chitinase, translating to MRLRRRLGHRAIAGFTTLLLPFAALVGLASPASAATSATATYAKTQDWGTGFEGKWTVKNTGTTALSSWTVEWDFPSGTSVTSAWDADVTSSGTHWTAKNKSWNGTLAPGASLSFGFNGAGAGSPSNCKLNGGSCDGGPTVPGDSAPSAPGKPTASDITNTSVKLAWSAATDDKGIKNYDVLRDGAKVATVTGTSYSDTGLTAGTDYSYTVQARDTADQTGPVSGATAVHTTGGTTDPPPTGDKVKLGYFTEWGVYGRNYHVKNLVSSGSASKITHINYAFGNVKGGKCTLDDSYAATDKAYTADQSVSGTADTWDQPLRGNFNQLRQLKAKYPNIKVLWSFGGWTYSGGFGEAAANPAAFAASCKALVEDPRWADVFDGIDIDWEYPNACGLTCDTSGFSSFKTLTQALRTEFGSNYLVTAAITADGSSGGKIDAADYGGASQYLDWYNVMTYDYFGAFNAQGPTAPHSPLTSYSGIPTAGFNSADAIAKLKSKGVASKKLLLGIGFYGRGWTGVTQAAPGGSATGAAPGTYEAGIEDYKILKTSCPATGTIAGTAYAYCGNNWWSYDTPATIGSKMTWAKNQGLGGAFFWEFSGDTTNGELVTAINNGLN from the coding sequence ATGCGCCTCAGACGCAGACTCGGTCACAGAGCCATAGCGGGGTTCACCACCCTGCTGCTGCCGTTCGCCGCCCTGGTCGGGCTCGCGAGCCCCGCCTCCGCCGCCACGTCGGCGACCGCCACCTACGCCAAGACCCAGGACTGGGGCACCGGCTTCGAGGGCAAGTGGACCGTCAAGAACACCGGTACCACGGCCCTCAGCTCCTGGACCGTCGAATGGGACTTCCCCTCGGGCACCTCGGTCACCTCCGCCTGGGACGCCGACGTCACCAGCTCGGGCACCCACTGGACCGCCAAGAACAAGTCCTGGAACGGCACCCTCGCACCGGGCGCCTCCCTCTCCTTCGGCTTCAACGGCGCGGGCGCCGGCTCCCCGTCCAACTGCAAGCTCAACGGCGGCAGTTGTGACGGCGGACCGACGGTCCCCGGCGACAGCGCACCCTCCGCCCCGGGCAAGCCGACCGCCTCCGACATCACCAACACCTCGGTGAAGCTGGCCTGGAGCGCGGCCACCGACGACAAGGGCATCAAGAACTACGACGTCCTGCGCGACGGCGCCAAGGTCGCCACGGTGACCGGGACCTCGTACAGCGACACCGGTCTCACCGCCGGCACCGACTACTCGTACACCGTGCAGGCGCGTGACACGGCCGACCAGACCGGTCCGGTCAGCGGCGCGACCGCCGTGCACACCACCGGCGGCACCACCGACCCGCCGCCCACCGGCGACAAGGTCAAGCTCGGCTACTTCACCGAGTGGGGCGTCTACGGGCGCAACTACCACGTGAAGAACCTGGTCAGCTCCGGCTCCGCGTCGAAGATCACGCACATCAACTACGCGTTCGGCAACGTCAAGGGCGGCAAGTGCACCCTCGACGACTCCTATGCGGCCACCGACAAGGCGTACACCGCCGACCAGTCCGTCAGCGGCACCGCCGACACCTGGGACCAGCCGCTGCGCGGCAACTTCAACCAGCTGCGCCAGCTGAAGGCCAAGTACCCGAACATCAAGGTGCTGTGGTCGTTCGGCGGCTGGACCTACTCGGGCGGCTTCGGTGAGGCCGCCGCCAACCCGGCCGCGTTCGCCGCCTCCTGCAAGGCCCTCGTCGAGGACCCGCGCTGGGCCGACGTCTTCGACGGCATCGACATCGACTGGGAGTACCCGAACGCCTGCGGCCTGACCTGCGACACGTCCGGCTTCAGCTCCTTCAAGACCCTCACCCAGGCGCTGCGGACCGAGTTCGGCTCCAACTACCTGGTCACCGCCGCCATCACCGCGGACGGCTCCTCCGGCGGCAAGATCGACGCCGCCGACTACGGCGGCGCCTCGCAGTACCTCGACTGGTACAACGTGATGACGTACGACTACTTCGGCGCCTTCAACGCGCAGGGCCCGACCGCCCCGCACTCGCCGCTGACCTCGTACAGCGGCATCCCGACGGCCGGCTTCAACTCGGCCGACGCCATCGCCAAGCTCAAGAGCAAGGGCGTGGCGTCCAAGAAGCTGCTGCTCGGCATCGGCTTCTACGGACGCGGCTGGACCGGCGTCACCCAGGCCGCCCCCGGCGGTTCGGCGACCGGCGCGGCACCCGGCACGTACGAGGCGGGCATCGAGGACTACAAGATCCTCAAGACCTCCTGCCCCGCCACCGGCACGATCGCCGGCACCGCCTACGCCTACTGCGGCAACAACTGGTGGAGCTACGACACCCCGGCCACCATCGGCTCCAAGATGACCTGGGCCAAGAACCAGGGCCTGGGCGGCGCCTTCTTCTGGGAATTCAGCGGCGACACCACGAACGGCGAACTGGTGACAGCCATCAACAACGGCCTCAACTAA
- a CDS encoding DUF2550 domain-containing protein translates to MVLALTVVGSVVLLVALGLFVFGLRRRVIQRSGGTFDCSLRWDVPEKTDTSGKGWGYGIARYSGDRIEWFRVFSYALRPRRVLERSAIEVAGRRAPEGEEELALLSDAIILTCVHRGTRLELAMSEDALTGFLAWLEAAPPGQRVNVA, encoded by the coding sequence ATGGTCCTCGCTCTGACTGTGGTCGGGTCGGTAGTACTGCTGGTGGCCCTCGGACTCTTCGTCTTCGGCCTGCGTCGCAGAGTGATCCAGCGTTCGGGCGGCACCTTCGACTGCAGCCTGCGGTGGGACGTCCCGGAGAAGACCGACACGAGCGGCAAGGGCTGGGGCTACGGCATCGCCCGCTACAGCGGTGACCGGATCGAGTGGTTCCGAGTCTTCTCGTACGCGCTTCGGCCGCGGCGGGTTCTCGAACGCTCGGCGATCGAGGTCGCGGGGCGGCGGGCGCCGGAGGGGGAGGAAGAGCTTGCGTTGCTGTCCGACGCGATCATCTTGACCTGCGTCCATCGTGGGACGCGGCTTGAACTCGCCATGAGCGAGGATGCGCTGACCGGGTTCTTGGCTTGGCTGGAAGCCGCGCCGCCCGGGCAGCGGGTGAATGTGGCTTAA
- a CDS encoding F0F1 ATP synthase subunit epsilon, producing MAAELHVELVAADRSVWSGEATLVVARTTSGDIGVMPGHQPLLGVLESGPVTIRTSDGGTVVAAVHGGFISFADNKLSLLAEIAELSDEIDVQRAERAFERAKSDADASAERRADVRLRAVSAH from the coding sequence TTGGCTGCTGAGCTGCATGTCGAGCTCGTCGCCGCGGACCGCAGTGTCTGGTCCGGCGAGGCCACCCTGGTCGTCGCGCGTACCACGTCCGGCGACATCGGCGTCATGCCCGGTCACCAGCCGCTGCTCGGTGTGCTGGAGTCGGGCCCGGTGACCATCCGTACGAGTGATGGTGGAACGGTCGTCGCCGCGGTGCACGGCGGTTTCATCTCTTTCGCGGACAACAAGCTGTCCCTGCTGGCCGAGATCGCCGAGCTGTCGGACGAGATCGACGTCCAGCGTGCGGAGCGGGCGTTCGAGCGCGCGAAGTCGGACGCCGACGCGTCCGCCGAGCGTCGTGCGGACGTACGACTGCGGGCGGTGTCTGCGCACTGA
- a CDS encoding F0F1 ATP synthase subunit B, with product MSQLLTVAAEEMENPLIPPIPELVIGLIAFVIVFGFLAKKLLPNINKVLEQRREAIEGGIEKAEAAQTEAQSVLEQYKAQLAEARHEAARLRQEAQEQGATLIAEMRAEGQRQREEIIAAGHSQLAADRKAAASALRQDVGQLATELAGKLVGESLEDHARQSRTIDRFLDGLDETASKAEATR from the coding sequence ATGAGCCAGCTGCTCACTGTCGCGGCCGAGGAGATGGAAAATCCCCTCATCCCGCCGATCCCCGAGCTGGTCATCGGCCTGATCGCCTTCGTCATCGTCTTCGGCTTCCTCGCCAAGAAGCTGCTCCCGAACATCAACAAGGTTCTGGAGCAGCGCCGCGAGGCCATCGAGGGCGGTATCGAGAAGGCCGAGGCCGCTCAGACCGAAGCCCAGAGCGTGCTGGAGCAGTACAAGGCCCAGCTCGCCGAGGCCCGGCACGAGGCCGCGCGTCTGCGCCAGGAGGCGCAGGAGCAGGGTGCCACGCTCATCGCCGAGATGCGCGCGGAAGGCCAGCGGCAGCGTGAGGAAATCATCGCCGCCGGTCACTCGCAGCTCGCCGCCGACCGCAAGGCCGCCGCGTCCGCGCTGCGCCAGGACGTGGGCCAGCTGGCCACCGAACTGGCCGGCAAGCTCGTCGGCGAGTCCCTTGAGGACCACGCCCGGCAGAGCCGCACGATCGACCGGTTCCTCGACGGTCTCGACGAGACCGCTTCGAAGGCCGAGGCCACGCGATGA
- the atpD gene encoding F0F1 ATP synthase subunit beta, which translates to MTTTVETAVATGRVARVIGPVVDVEFPVDAMPEIYNALHVEVADPANAGEKKTLTLEVAQHLGDGLVRTISMQPTDGLVRQAAVTDTGTGISVPVGDFTKGKVFNTLGEVLNSDEAYDGDRWSIHRKAPAFDQLESKTEMFETGLKVVDLLTPYVKGGKIGLFGGAGVGKTVLIQEMIMRVANLHEGVSVFAGVGERTREGNDLIAEMEESGVLDKTALVFGQMDEPPGTRLRVALAGLTMAEYFRDVQKQDVLFFIDNIFRFTQAGSEVSTLLGRMPSAVGYQPNLADEMGQLQERITSTRGHSITSMQAIYVPADDLTDPAPATTFAHLDATTVLSRPISEKGIYPAVDPLDSTSRILDPRYIAQDHYDAAMRVKTVLQKYKDLQDIIAILGIDELGEEDKLVVHRARRVERFLSQNTHAAKQFTGVDGSDVPLEESISAFNSIIDGEYDHFPEQAFFMCGGIEDLKANAKELGVS; encoded by the coding sequence ATGACGACGACAGTTGAGACGGCCGTTGCCACGGGCCGCGTCGCCCGGGTCATCGGCCCGGTCGTCGACGTGGAATTCCCCGTCGACGCCATGCCGGAGATCTACAACGCCCTTCACGTCGAGGTGGCCGACCCGGCCAACGCCGGCGAGAAGAAGACGCTGACCCTTGAGGTCGCCCAGCACCTGGGTGACGGTCTGGTCCGCACCATCTCCATGCAGCCCACCGACGGTCTGGTCCGCCAGGCCGCGGTGACCGACACGGGCACGGGCATCTCCGTCCCGGTCGGTGACTTCACCAAGGGCAAGGTGTTCAACACCCTCGGCGAGGTTCTGAACTCCGACGAGGCGTACGACGGCGACCGGTGGAGCATCCACCGCAAGGCCCCCGCGTTCGACCAGCTTGAGTCGAAGACCGAGATGTTCGAGACGGGCCTGAAGGTCGTCGACCTGCTGACCCCGTACGTCAAGGGCGGCAAGATCGGTCTGTTCGGTGGTGCCGGTGTCGGCAAGACCGTGCTGATCCAGGAAATGATCATGCGTGTCGCCAACCTCCACGAGGGCGTCTCCGTCTTCGCGGGCGTCGGTGAGCGCACCCGTGAGGGCAACGACCTCATCGCGGAGATGGAAGAGAGCGGTGTTCTCGACAAGACCGCTCTCGTCTTCGGCCAGATGGACGAGCCCCCGGGCACGCGTCTGCGCGTGGCGCTGGCCGGTCTGACCATGGCGGAGTACTTCCGCGATGTGCAGAAGCAGGACGTGCTGTTCTTCATCGACAACATCTTCCGCTTCACGCAGGCCGGTTCCGAGGTCTCCACCCTGCTCGGCCGTATGCCGTCCGCGGTGGGTTACCAGCCGAACCTGGCCGACGAGATGGGTCAGCTGCAGGAGCGCATCACCTCGACGCGTGGTCACTCGATCACGTCGATGCAGGCGATCTACGTCCCCGCGGACGACCTGACCGACCCGGCCCCGGCCACCACGTTCGCCCACCTCGACGCGACGACGGTGCTCTCCCGTCCGATCTCCGAGAAGGGCATCTACCCGGCCGTGGACCCGCTGGACTCCACGTCCCGCATCCTGGACCCGCGCTACATCGCGCAGGACCACTACGACGCCGCCATGCGCGTCAAGACGGTCCTGCAGAAGTACAAGGACCTCCAGGACATCATCGCGATCCTCGGTATCGACGAACTGGGCGAGGAGGACAAGCTCGTCGTCCACCGCGCCCGTCGTGTGGAGCGCTTCCTGTCCCAGAACACCCACGCCGCCAAGCAGTTCACCGGTGTGGACGGGTCGGACGTTCCGCTGGAGGAGTCGATCTCGGCGTTCAACTCGATCATCGACGGGGAGTACGACCACTTCCCGGAGCAGGCGTTCTTCATGTGCGGTGGCATCGAGGACCTCAAGGCCAACGCCAAGGAACTCGGCGTTTCCTGA
- the atpA gene encoding F0F1 ATP synthase subunit alpha — protein sequence MAELTIRPEEIRDALENFVQSYKPDAASREEVGTVTLAGDGIAKVEGLPSAMANELLKFENGTLGLALNLEEREIGAVVLGEFSGIEEGQPVTRTGEVLSVAVGEGYLGRVVDPLGAPIDGLGEIETSGRRALELQAPGVMARKSVHEPMETGYKAVDAMTPIGRGQRQLVIGDRQTGKTALAVDTIINQRDNWRTGDPKKQVRCVYVAIGQKGSTIASVRGALEEAGALEYTTIVAAPASDPAGFKYLAPYTGSAIGQQWMYEGKHVLIIFDDLSKQADAYRAVSLLLRRPPGREAYPGDVFYLHSRLLERCAKLSDELGAGSMTGLPIVETKANDVSAFIPTNVISITDGQCFLESDLFNAGQRPALNVGISVSRVGGSAQHKAMKQVSGRLRVDLAQFRELEAFAAFGSDLDAASKSQLDRGQRMVELLKQAQYQPMATEDQVVSVWAGTTGKMDEVPVADIRRFEKELLEYLHRKEQGLMTSIKEGGKMSDDTLQAIADAIADFKKQFETSDGKLLGEDTPAAAGK from the coding sequence ATGGCGGAGCTCACGATCCGGCCGGAGGAGATCCGGGACGCGCTGGAGAACTTTGTCCAGTCGTACAAGCCGGACGCGGCCTCGCGCGAGGAGGTCGGTACGGTCACCCTTGCCGGCGACGGCATCGCGAAGGTCGAGGGCCTGCCCTCGGCCATGGCCAACGAACTGCTGAAGTTCGAGAACGGCACCCTCGGTCTCGCGCTGAACCTGGAAGAGCGCGAGATCGGTGCGGTCGTCCTCGGTGAGTTCAGCGGTATCGAGGAGGGACAGCCGGTCACGCGTACCGGCGAGGTCCTGTCCGTGGCCGTCGGCGAGGGCTACCTCGGCCGCGTTGTCGACCCGCTCGGCGCCCCGATCGACGGTCTCGGCGAGATCGAGACGTCCGGACGCCGCGCGCTCGAACTGCAGGCACCGGGCGTCATGGCCCGTAAGTCGGTCCACGAGCCGATGGAGACCGGCTACAAGGCCGTCGACGCCATGACCCCGATCGGCCGTGGCCAGCGTCAGCTGGTCATCGGCGACCGTCAGACCGGCAAGACCGCGCTGGCCGTCGACACGATCATCAACCAGCGTGACAACTGGCGCACCGGCGACCCGAAGAAGCAGGTCCGCTGCGTCTACGTCGCCATCGGTCAGAAGGGCTCGACCATCGCCTCCGTGCGTGGCGCCCTCGAAGAGGCCGGCGCGCTGGAGTACACGACCATTGTCGCCGCCCCGGCGTCCGACCCGGCCGGCTTCAAGTACCTGGCGCCGTACACCGGCTCGGCCATCGGCCAGCAGTGGATGTACGAGGGCAAGCACGTCCTCATCATCTTCGACGACCTCTCGAAGCAGGCCGACGCCTACCGCGCCGTGTCCCTGCTGCTCCGCCGTCCGCCGGGGCGCGAGGCCTACCCCGGTGACGTCTTCTACCTGCACTCCCGTCTCCTTGAGCGCTGCGCGAAGCTCTCGGACGAGCTGGGCGCGGGCTCGATGACCGGTCTGCCGATCGTCGAGACGAAGGCCAACGACGTCTCGGCGTTCATCCCGACCAACGTCATCTCCATCACCGACGGCCAGTGCTTCCTGGAGTCGGACCTCTTCAACGCCGGTCAGCGCCCCGCGCTGAACGTCGGTATCTCCGTCTCCCGAGTCGGTGGTTCCGCGCAGCACAAGGCGATGAAGCAGGTCTCCGGCCGACTGCGCGTGGACCTCGCCCAGTTCCGTGAGCTGGAGGCGTTCGCCGCCTTCGGTTCCGACCTGGACGCCGCGTCGAAGTCGCAGCTGGACCGCGGTCAGCGGATGGTCGAGCTGCTCAAGCAGGCTCAGTACCAGCCGATGGCCACCGAGGACCAGGTCGTCTCCGTGTGGGCGGGCACCACCGGCAAGATGGACGAGGTCCCGGTCGCCGACATCCGCCGCTTCGAGAAGGAGCTGCTTGAGTACCTGCACCGCAAAGAGCAGGGCCTCATGACCTCCATCAAGGAGGGCGGCAAGATGTCGGACGACACCCTGCAGGCCATCGCCGACGCGATCGCGGACTTCAAGAAGCAGTTCGAGACGTCGGACGGCAAGCTGCTCGGCGAGGACACCCCTGCCGCTGCGGGCAAGTGA
- a CDS encoding ATP synthase subunit c family protein, giving the protein MAATETLAAVSGSLGSIGYGLAAIGPGVGVGIIFGNGTQALARQPEAAGLIRANQILGFAFCEALALIGLVMPFVYGV; this is encoded by the coding sequence ATGGCTGCCACTGAGACCCTCGCCGCTGTCTCCGGCTCCCTCGGCTCCATCGGCTACGGCCTTGCCGCGATCGGCCCCGGCGTCGGCGTCGGCATCATCTTCGGTAACGGCACCCAGGCCCTTGCCCGTCAGCCCGAGGCTGCCGGCCTGATCCGTGCCAACCAGATTCTCGGCTTCGCCTTCTGTGAGGCGCTCGCCCTCATCGGTCTGGTCATGCCGTTCGTCTACGGCGTCTGA
- a CDS encoding F0F1 ATP synthase subunit gamma, protein MGAQLRVYKRRIKSVTATKKITKAMEMIAASRVVKAQRKVRASTPYATELTRAVTAVGTGSNTKHPLTTEAETATRAAVLLLTSDRGLAGAFNSNAIKAAEQLTARLVAEGKEVDTYIVGRRGLAHYNFRERKVSESWAGFTDEPSYADAKNVAVPLIEAIEKETAEGGVDEIHIVYTEFVSMMTQTAVDSRLLPLSLEEVAEESSSKDEILPLYDFEPSAEDVLDALLPRYVESRIYNALLQSAASKHAATRRAMKSATDNAGDLITSLSRLANAARQAEITQEISEIVGGTAALADATAGSDR, encoded by the coding sequence ATGGGAGCCCAGCTCCGGGTCTACAAGCGTCGCATCAAATCCGTCACCGCGACCAAGAAGATCACCAAGGCGATGGAGATGATCGCCGCCTCGCGTGTCGTCAAGGCGCAGCGCAAGGTACGGGCCTCCACGCCGTACGCGACCGAGCTCACCCGCGCGGTCACGGCGGTCGGGACCGGTTCGAACACCAAGCACCCGCTGACCACGGAGGCCGAGACGGCCACCCGTGCCGCGGTGCTGCTCCTCACGAGCGACCGCGGGCTGGCCGGCGCCTTCAACTCCAACGCCATCAAGGCGGCGGAGCAGCTGACCGCCCGTCTGGTGGCCGAGGGCAAGGAGGTCGACACGTACATCGTCGGCCGCCGCGGTCTCGCCCACTACAACTTCCGTGAGCGCAAGGTCTCGGAATCGTGGGCGGGCTTCACCGACGAGCCCTCGTACGCGGACGCGAAGAACGTCGCCGTTCCGCTGATCGAGGCCATCGAGAAGGAGACGGCGGAGGGCGGCGTGGACGAGATCCACATCGTCTACACCGAGTTCGTCTCGATGATGACGCAGACGGCGGTGGACAGCCGTCTGCTGCCGCTCAGCCTCGAAGAGGTCGCGGAGGAGTCGTCCAGCAAGGACGAGATCCTTCCGCTCTACGACTTCGAGCCGTCGGCGGAGGACGTCCTGGACGCCCTTCTGCCGCGGTACGTCGAGAGCCGTATCTACAACGCGCTGCTCCAGTCGGCTGCCTCCAAGCACGCCGCCACCCGCCGCGCGATGAAGTCGGCGACCGACAACGCGGGAGACCTGATCACTTCACTCTCCCGACTTGCCAACGCGGCCCGCCAGGCCGAAATCACCCAGGAAATCAGCGAGATCGTCGGTGGCACCGCAGCGCTGGCCGACGCGACCGCGGGGAGTGACAGGTAA
- a CDS encoding MraY family glycosyltransferase, producing the protein MREYLLTLCITAAVTYLLTGPVRKFAIVAGAMPEIRARDVHREPTPRLGGIAMFFGLCAGLLVADHLTNLSVVFENSNEPRALLSGAALIWLIGVLDDKFEIDALIKLGAQMIAAGVMVMQGLTILWLPIPGVGSVSLTQWQGTLLTVALVVITINAVNFADGLDGLAAGMVCIAAAAFFMYGYRIWYGYGLESAAPATLFSALLMGMCLGFLPHNMHPARIFMGDSGSMLIGLVLAAGAISITGQVDPDAMNLFAGSEKEAVHQTVPVYIPLLLPLTIIAVPAADLVLAIVRRTWRGQSPFAADRGHLHHRLLEIGHSHSRAVLIMYFWSALIAFGALAYSVNSGAMWIVLGIMALSAVGLLLLLLPRFTPRAPRWAEQFVPPRYRRRKAVDVPAEGGPAVAYDEAGEDLAHGGDEDGEQDGERRTPVAVGVSGVNGATAVGARSRLLDERGAGTSR; encoded by the coding sequence GTGCGTGAATACCTCCTGACGCTCTGCATCACGGCCGCGGTGACGTACCTGCTGACCGGGCCGGTGCGGAAGTTCGCGATCGTGGCCGGAGCGATGCCGGAGATCCGGGCACGTGACGTGCACCGAGAACCCACCCCGCGCCTCGGCGGCATCGCGATGTTCTTCGGACTGTGCGCGGGCCTGCTGGTCGCGGACCATCTGACGAACCTCAGCGTGGTCTTCGAGAACTCCAACGAGCCGCGGGCCCTGCTGTCCGGCGCCGCCCTGATCTGGCTGATCGGCGTCCTGGACGACAAGTTCGAGATCGACGCGCTCATCAAGCTGGGCGCCCAGATGATCGCCGCGGGCGTCATGGTCATGCAGGGTCTGACGATCCTGTGGCTGCCCATCCCCGGTGTCGGCTCGGTCTCGCTGACCCAGTGGCAGGGCACTCTGCTGACGGTCGCGCTCGTCGTGATCACCATCAACGCCGTGAACTTCGCCGACGGCCTCGACGGCCTCGCCGCGGGCATGGTCTGCATCGCCGCCGCCGCGTTCTTCATGTACGGCTACCGCATCTGGTACGGGTACGGGCTGGAGTCCGCCGCCCCCGCCACGCTCTTCTCCGCGCTGCTGATGGGCATGTGTCTCGGTTTCCTGCCGCACAACATGCACCCCGCGCGGATCTTCATGGGCGACTCGGGCTCGATGCTCATCGGGCTCGTGCTGGCGGCCGGCGCCATCTCCATCACCGGGCAGGTCGACCCGGACGCGATGAACCTGTTCGCGGGGTCCGAGAAGGAGGCCGTGCACCAGACGGTGCCCGTCTACATCCCGCTGCTGCTGCCGCTGACGATCATCGCCGTGCCGGCGGCCGACCTGGTGCTCGCCATCGTGCGGCGCACCTGGCGGGGCCAGTCCCCGTTCGCCGCCGACCGCGGGCACCTGCACCACCGGCTGCTGGAGATCGGGCACTCGCACAGCCGGGCCGTGCTCATCATGTACTTCTGGTCGGCGCTGATCGCCTTCGGAGCCCTCGCCTACTCGGTGAACTCGGGCGCCATGTGGATCGTGCTCGGCATCATGGCGCTCAGCGCGGTGGGCCTGCTGCTGCTCCTGCTGCCGCGGTTCACGCCGCGTGCCCCGCGCTGGGCCGAGCAGTTCGTGCCGCCGCGCTACCGCCGCCGCAAGGCCGTGGACGTGCCCGCGGAGGGCGGCCCCGCGGTCGCGTACGACGAGGCCGGCGAGGACCTCGCGCACGGCGGGGACGAGGACGGGGAGCAGGACGGGGAACGCCGTACTCCGGTCGCTGTCGGTGTCTCAGGAGTCAACGGGGCGACCGCCGTCGGCGCCCGTTCGCGTCTGCTGGACGAGCGAGGGGCCGGGACGTCGCGCTGA